The Arcobacter sp. F2176 genomic interval TTGAGAGACATGGTTGGAATGTAGAAGTTATTAACAACAAAGAAAAAAGTGTTTCTGTTTTAACAGTAGAACACAATGGTGATTTAGACTTTACATATGAAGTAAGATTCAGTAGATATGATACACCAACATATGCATTTCCTGAAATACTTAATCCAAATCATGAACAAAAGAAATACGCTAGAGCAGAAGTTTATTTACAAGATGGGAATAAAGCCTATGATATTTATGGATATGAGATGGATGTAGTTGCAAGTGATATTATTGATCAGTTTGAAAAACACAGACACTTTTTACATATAACTGCAGGATTAAATCCTGTTATACCTATAGATTAAAAAATCAAACCAATAGCTTTTAAAGCTATTGGTATTTTAAAACTTTCATTATCTTTTTTATTTTTAAAAAAGTTTATAAATATTTCCACTATCCGTTGAAATATAAAGATTACCTTTTTTATCTTCTATTACGTTTCTAATACGTTCATCTAGATTTTCTAAAAGGCGCTCTTCTTTTATAACATTATTATTTTTATCAATAACTATGCGATTTAAATGTGTAAGTTTCAAGGCACCTTGAAAAATATTTCCCTTCCATGCTTTAAATTTAGTCCCCTCATAAATAATCAATGACCCAGGAGCAATAGAAGGATCAAAATATTTTATTGGTTGAGTCATGCCTTTTTTATGTGTGCTCTCACCTACTGATAATAAAGGATTCCAATACTCTTTTCCATATGAAATAACTGGCCAACCATAGTTTTCACCCTTTTTGATAATATTAATTTCATCACCACCTCTTGGTCCATGTTCTCCACTAAAAAGTTGCTTGTTTTTTTTATAAAAAAAAAGTCCTTGAGGATTACGATGACCATAACTATAAATTTCTGGCAAAGCATTTTTTTGATTTATAAAAGGATTATCATTAGGAATTGTTCCATCTAAATTAAGTCTAATAATAGTGCCCGCATGTGTGCTTAAATCTTGACCATTTGGCCTAATTCCCCTATCACCTACACCAAAGAAAATATGTCCTTTATCATCAAACGCAATTCTACTTCCAAAATGTCTTGTAGTATCACTTAAAGATTGAGTAAGTAAAATATCTTCTATATTCTCTAGTTTATCATTAATTAATTTTGCTTTAGCAAGTGTTGTTGCACCTTTATTATCAATATTTTTTACATAAGTAAAAAATATCGTGTGGTCTTTTGAAAAAGATGGTGAAGCCTTTACATCTAGTAAACCAGCTTGCCCTTGCAAAAATAGTTTTAAAGATGACTTTAGAGGTTTTAGAGTTCTATTTTGTATATTAAATATAACAAATTGACCTTTTTTTAAACTCAAAATCATATTGTGATTATCTAACATACTCATACCCCAAACTATGCCTAAGTTTGATGCAACTTTTTCTACAGATATATTCATATTTTCACTTTTAAATTCTGTTATAGTTTGAGAAAATAGTGATAAAAAGAGCATTGTATTTATTATAAAAACTTTTATCATGAGATCATCCTTATAAATTAATATTTATATATTGTAATAATATAAGTTTTAAGTATGATAAATTATGTAATTTAGATATAGGTACTTAAAAAGTACCTATATTTTATAGAAGTTATAAATTAAAGTAAAATTCCAGCTAATAAATAAACAATAGCAATAGTTACAAGACCTTGAAGCAAAGTAGCAGTAGTATATGCTTTATATGCAGTTGCTACATCCATTTGACTAAATCTTGAGACAACCCAAAAGAAACTATCATTTGCATGACTTACAGTCATTGCTCCTGCACCAATTGCCATTACTGTTAATACTTTTCCAAGTTCACTATCTAAGCCTAAATTTGCAAGTAAAGGATAAATGATAGTAGAAGTTACAACTAATGCAGTTGTTGATGAACCTTGAGCAGATTTTAAAGCAGCT includes:
- a CDS encoding PQQ-dependent sugar dehydrogenase; the protein is MIKVFIINTMLFLSLFSQTITEFKSENMNISVEKVASNLGIVWGMSMLDNHNMILSLKKGQFVIFNIQNRTLKPLKSSLKLFLQGQAGLLDVKASPSFSKDHTIFFTYVKNIDNKGATTLAKAKLINDKLENIEDILLTQSLSDTTRHFGSRIAFDDKGHIFFGVGDRGIRPNGQDLSTHAGTIIRLNLDGTIPNDNPFINQKNALPEIYSYGHRNPQGLFFYKKNKQLFSGEHGPRGGDEINIIKKGENYGWPVISYGKEYWNPLLSVGESTHKKGMTQPIKYFDPSIAPGSLIIYEGTKFKAWKGNIFQGALKLTHLNRIVIDKNNNVIKEERLLENLDERIRNVIEDKKGNLYISTDSGNIYKLF